DNA from Lagenorhynchus albirostris chromosome 3, mLagAlb1.1, whole genome shotgun sequence:
TAGGAAGCTCCCTGGCATGAACAGCATTTACCAAAACTTTTCAGAGTGGCAGagttatatattttacatctgaTTCCCTAAATTAGCTAGTCCATATGCTTCCggtcacttatttctttttttgaatcaTTCTGCCTTCTGGTGTTTCTCTGAAAATACTTTGAAGCAGTTACTGTACTCTCTGCTGTGTTTGCTGTGTATGAACTTACTGGACTTTTATCCACTGACTCAGTAACTGAGATCATGAGGTAAACACTGTTCTCTTACTCCCTCtccttgaaaaacaaaaccagtttCCAAAGACAGTCACATTGTCTAGCCAGTTTCagcttctttttataaaattcccTAGGACTCATTGGCTTGCTTAGGAAAAACGTATTGCTTATTTCTCTGATCCTTTCCTGCAACAACTAGAATTTCATCATATAAGATAACATAATCAGAACTTGTAGGTACAAGCCTCACTTCAGCTGTTTTAGTTTTGCTCTAAGATTGTACAGAGACAAAACATCCCCACGTCTCTCCCTCTGCAGATGGCAGAAtgtcatctgtttttatcatttcTATGGCTTGCAATACTCAGAGCAGTATCTTTGGTCAAGTCTGTTTTCCACAGTCTAATCGGCACTCACTGTTAAAAACAACAGGTAATAATCACGTGCCAAATTTTAACTTATTAATGAAAAAACCAATTAGAAGACAATGGGGTTGGTGGCAAAAGCATTTGAAGAACATAGTTCTGTACTATGCaaagggaaaagaatcaaaaattgCTCAGTCAGATGAAAATCTATAAATATTCTTCAAGAGAACAAGCCTATAAACTTTAGGGTTATCTTCTCCACAATGCAGCAAAATATCAAACCCTATAATTTTCAATAAACTAACCGCTAACTTTACAGAGCTGTCTGTACCCTTGCCAACTGTTAATTGTTAGTTATATTCCAGAGTCAGATGAAAGCCTAATTGATTTCTCTGATGAAGCTTTAGCATGATATGAAGGAATCAAGCAATGAGCATTTTGCCTTTTTCCAGGTTTGGAATAAATTTTTCCTCAGCATCAGCTCAGTCCTTTCAACCCTCAGAGGATACTTCCTAGTTCCTTGGTCCACTGTCTCAAATCACCTGCCTGCTACTCATCCATGGACTGAGGTCTACAGTCCAACAGCTCTTGAGTAACTGAATGAAATAATCACTTAAGTGAACTTGGGAGCAGATCCTTCCCTAATCAAATCTTCACACGAGTCCTCAGCACCTGAAACCTTGACTGAAGTCCTGTGAGAAACTGTGAGCCAGAGGACTCAGCAAAGCCATGCCCAAATTCCTGTCCCacggaaactgtgagataataaatgtttgttatttaaagATACTAAACTttcacccaaggcaatctacagattcaacacaatccctatcaaaataccaatggcatttttcacagaactagagcaaataattttaaaatttttataggagcacaaaagaccctgcgtaaccaaaacaatcttgagaaagaagaatagagctgggggaatcatacgtcctgacttcagactatactacaaagctacagtaatcaaaagaatatggtactggcacaaaaacagacagaaagatcaatgaaacagaatagaaagccagaaataaacccacacacttatggtcaattaatctatgacaaaggaggcaagaatagacaatgCGGGAAAAGACAGACTGTCCAATAAGTGGTGGTTGGAAAgttggacagttacatgtaaaagaatgaaattagaacattttctgcgaccatatacaaaaacaaactcaaaatggattaaagacctaactgtaagactggaaaccataagaCTCCAGGAagaagcataggcagaacacactttgacataaattgtaccaatattttttaaaatctgtctcctaaggcaaaggaaatgaaagcaaaaataaacaaatgggatctaattaaacttaagagtttttgcacagcaaagaaagccatcgacaaaatgaaaagacaacataccaaatgggagaaaatatttgcaaatcatacatctaataaaaggttaatatccaaaatatatagagaactcatacaactcaacaacagagaacaaacaatcctattaaaaaatgggcagaggagctgatagacatttttccaaacaagactttcagatggccaacaggcatatgaaaagatgcccaacatcacttatcatcagagaaatgcagatcaaaaccacaaaaaaaatcgcctcacacctatcagaatggctattgttaaaaagaccacaaataataaatgttggcgactatgtggagaaaagaaaactgttgtgcactgttggtaggaatgtacattggtgcagccattgtggaaaacagtatgaaggttccttaaaaaactaaaaatagagctaccatatgacacagcaattccattccatagtatatatctgaagaaaacaacactaatttgaaaagatacatgcacaccagtgttcatagcagcattatttaccatagtCAACAACAGATGAcctgtccctcaacagatgaatggataaagatgtggtacgtacacacacacacacacacacacacacacacacacacacacagtggaatattactcagtcgtaaaaagaatgaaattttgccatttcccACAAGATGGGCAGATCTGgtgggtattatgcttagtgaaataagtcagagaaagaccaatactgtatgttaccatttatatatggaatctaaaaaatacaaatgaatgaatataacaaaacagaaacagactcacagatatagaaaacaaagtaaTAGTTACCAATGAGGGTGGTAAGGAGGCGGCAGCATCCCGGGCGGGCGGGAGGTGCACCAGCAGCGGCAGCGCGAGGGCTGTGAGGGCTGGGCCGGCCGGCTGGCAGACTACGATGCGGAACTTCTGCGCGGCCCCCAACTGCACGCGGAAGAGCACGCAGTCGGACCTGGACTTTTTCAGGTTCCCATGGGATCCAGCCAGATGCCAGAAGTCGGTGGAGAATTGTAGGAGAGCAGACTTAGAAGATAAAACACCTGATAAACTAAATAAACATTACTGATTGTGTGCCAAACACTTTGAGACGTCTATGATCTGTAGAACTATACATTTTGCAGAGGCATCAGAAAACTAAAGAATGATTGGGTTATTGTATTTCTCAAAATTAATTGAAGCAAATACATGTGAAGTCATTGGGAGAGTCCTTATAGGACAGTTCTTCGAGATAATGCAATGCCAACAATATTTGATCTTACCAGCCATTTGAATAATCCACACAGTAGACACAGAAAACGAATAAAAGAATTGAGTGAAGATGAAATCAGGacactgaaacagaaaaaaattgatgaaactTCTGAACAGGAACCAAAACATAAGGAAATAAACAGCAACAATGCTCAGAACCCCAGTGCAGAAGGGAGTGAAGAGCAGGGTGAAGACATTTTAACTTTAACccttgaagagaaggaaaacaaagaatacttaaaatctttatttgaaattttgattcTTATGGGAAAACAGAACATACCTCTGGATGGATATGAAACTGATGAAATCCCAGAAGGTCTCTTTACTCCTGATAACTTTCAAGCACTGCTGGAGTGCCGGATCAATTCTGGTGAAGAGGTTCTGAGAAGGCGCTTTGAGACAGCAGCAGTTAACACATTGTTCTGTTTGAAAACACAGCAGAAACAGATGCTAGAGAGCTGTGAGAGCTGCATTTGGGAAGAAACCCTAAGGGAAGTGAGAGACTCACTTCTTTTCCATCGTCACTGACGATGTGGTGGACTTAGCAGGGGAAGAGCACCTGCCTGTGTTGGTGAGGTTTGTTGATGAAGCTCACAACCTGAGAGAGGAATTTGTGGGCTTCCTGCCTTATGAAGCGGATGCAGAAATTTTGGCTGTGAAATTTCACACTACGATAACTGAGAAGTGGGGATTCAACATGGAGTACTGTCGTGGCCAGGCTTACATTGTGTCCAGTGGATTTTCTTCCAAAGTGAAAGTTGTTGCTTCTAGACTTTTAGAGAAATATCCCCAAGCTATCTACACACTCTGCTCTTCCTGTGCCTTAAAATATGTGGTTGGCAAAATCAGTGCCTGTTATGGGAGTATCTGTCACATTAGGAACAATTGAGGAAGCTTGTTCTTTTTCCCATCAATCACCACAACTGCTTTTAGAGCTTGACAATGTAATTTCTGTTCTATTTCAGAACAATGAAGAAAGGggcaaagaactgaaggaaatttGCCATTCTCAGTGGACAGGCACGCATGATGCTTTTGAAATCTTAGTGGACCTCCTACAAACACTTGTTTTATGTACAGATGGTATAAATAGTGACACAAATGTTAGATGGAATAACCGTATAGCTGGCCGAGCATTTGTACTCTGTAGTGCAGTAACAGATTTTGATTTCATCGTTACCAACATTGTTCTTAAAAATGTTCTATCTTTTACAAGAGCCTTTGGGAAAAATCTTCAGGGGTAAACTTCTGATGTCTTCTTTGCAGCCAGTAGTTTGACTGCAGTGCTGCATTCACTAAATGAAGTCATGGAAAATATCGAAGTTTATCATGAATTCTGGTTTGAGGAAGCCACAAATTTGGCAACCAAACTTGATATTCAGATGAAACTCCCAGGGAAATTTCACAGAGCTCAGCATAGTAACCTGGAATTTCAGCTAACCTCTGAGAGTTACTATAAAGAAACTCTAAATGTTCCAACAGTGGAACACATTATTCAGGAACTGAAAGATACATTCTCAGAACAACACCTCAAAGCTCTTAAATACTTATCTCTGGTACCCTATGTCATGGGACAGCTTAAATTCAATACATCAGAGGAGCATCATGCTGACATGAACGGAAGTGATTTACCTAATCCTGACACACTCTCTGCTGAGCTGCATTGTTGGAGAATCAAGTGGAAACACAGAGGGAAAGATATAGAGCTTCCATCCACTATTTATGAAGCCCTTCATCTGCCAGACATCAAGTTTTTTCCTAATGTTTATGCATTGCTGAAGGTCCTATGTATTCTTCCTGTGATGAAGGTTGAGAATGAACGCTATGAAAATGGATGAAAGCGTCTCAAAGCATACCTGAGGAACACTTTGACAGACCAAAGGTCAAGTAACTTGGCTTTGCTTAACATAAGTTTTGATATAAAATGCGATTTGGATTTAATGGTGGATACATATATCAAACTCCATACAAGTTAAGTCAGAGCTTCCTACAGATAATTCAGAAACCATTTAAAATACCtaagagacttttaaaataggctttctcttatatttgatatttgaaaaaatctgtaagaaatttgaaaatacctTTCAGAAAAGTTGTAAGGTGTACGTAGGCCACTTAATCACTGAATATCTTGACCTGTAGGCCTCGCATTGAGTACGTTAGTCATTGATAATCTTCCTGTTTAAATGGCCCGTTTGAAGTCCTATGCTTTGGAGACCTAACTGTTCTTCCAGAAGATAGCATTGAAAGTACCATGTTACACTCTGTGTGATCTCTGCTAATGGCACTTTGAAATTGTATTAGTTAAGTCATTTTAGATATAACATTTGTCACTGCGGATCCAATTGTCAGGTACTGGGTTATcagttctttgaagaaataaattttgaggAGGTATGGGAGGAAGGAATACATTTTACAAAACATTACAAGGAAGCTCATGACTGACCTTTGAATAGTAGGAGTTTTAAGTATGCTGTTAAAAATCTGTAAGGGACAGTTAAGAAAATTATCAGACCGTAAGAGAAACGTGTGAGTTTGCCAAACAAGGATTTCAGTGTAGATTTTGTCTTTATCAAATGAAGTTGAAGGAACAAGTTATAGTTAAAGTTTGAATGGAAGAGCCTTCCCTTGTTGTTCCACATCTGATTGTTGCTGTTTACATTCCTTTATTGAGCCTACATCTTCATAAGCTTTTTGACAGGTATATGTTGAACACTTCTGTTTCATGGTCAAGACAGGATCAGAGGCCATGGATACTGACAActgatttctctgttttcttctgtctttttccatgACTATATCTACTGCCTCACCTTGGTTTACAAGCAAAACCTAGAAAACCTACAAAAATAAGTGTTTTGTGGTTTATCTAGGAATAATGCAGAAaatattgctgttatttttgGTGAAGAAAATCAATTTTGTATAGTTTACTTCAacctaaataaaatgtgaattttgtttaaaaaaataaaagttaccaaTGTGGGgaggtaggagattaagaggtacaaactgtgtacaaaataaataagctacaaggatatgatgtacagcacagggaatacatccaatattttataatagctttaaatgaaatataatatataaaaactttgaatcactatgttgtacacctgaaactaatataatactgtaaatcaactatacctcagtttaaaaaaaaggaaaaaaagatacagattaaAATTAGCCAGGAAAAAGATACACAGGGAAGAGTCTAGAAGAGCCATCAGATGCGAGCTTCCAtctgtcctctcccagtggaTTGATACAGACAACATTTAAGTCTTCTATCAACAATGAGAGACAACATGCACAAAGTACTGCCAACCCATGAAGTTCACTTGAGccttggtgtccagagtttttattcaGGGTCAGTCATGTAGACAAGGTGTGCATACATGGCTGACCTTCGTTACTTAGTCTCTAGCCTCTCAGAGGCCAAACTGATACTAAGTGTCCCAAAGCCCCATGTAAAAAAGATGCTTTTATCAGGCAGGATATTCCAAAAACTTAGAGGTTACCTCCTGGGAGCCTGGCAAGTGGTCAAACCTTTCTTTGAAATGTGCAGGTTTTAGACAACCCAGGCCTACTGAGTTTATCTTTTACTGCAGAGAAGCACACTCTTTCTTGAAATCCAGAGACTTTTGGTGCCTGACAACAACAGGAGTGGCAGTAGCAATGACAACAGGCACCATGCACCACTACAGGTGCTAGAGACATGAGAGCAACTGAGTCTGCAGACTCAGGACAGTTAATCTCAGCCCTGGCCAGAGCAGCCTTCATAGGCCCAGGAGGAAGTGGAGCCAGCATGTCCACGGCAGGCACTGTGAAATATACTCGAGAATGTTTAAAATGGCTGCAACAAGGGCCACAAGCCTGGCCTTCTAGTATGTCAGTAGAAACTGCTGATCTCTCCCCAGAGGGCAGCATGAGTGTGGTGATTACAGAAGCCTGTTGCAGAAACAGCTTAAGATTCAGTAGTGGGACACCTCATCCCAAACTTGCAGGGTTAAGGCAACACAAGTGAACGGAACAGAAGCCAGAGAGTTTCCCAACCCAAGAATGAAACCCaaatggaaagaaagggaaaggataaGTTCCAATTAAAGCCATTCCAACACCATAAGGTGGGGCAGTACAGAAAAACCCTCATATTATCCATATGCTGGTTAGCCTACCAGGGAACCACtaagagttaaaaagaaaaaaaggagggaaaggcCAGAGCATCCCAGGGAAGAGAGGATGCAGCTTCTCCCCCATCATAAATACTGGACTCAACCTACCACATAGGAGTCTAAGTGGGTGGCCAGAAAGCCCTTCTGTGAAAGGGCCTATACTAAGGCCTCTGTGAAGAATAAGTGAAACAGTAACCCTCTTCTCAAGGAGCTTGCAGTGTAGTAGAGTGGAttgcaaactttcttttttttttttcttcagctgcTCATGAGGATCACAAATACCAAATCATGGGTCATGCAGGGTATATATTGATAAGCACAAGAAAGAAATTGAGTGAAATTGAAGTGATCTGACTGCATCCCTCTCTGGACTATGATCTCCATAGCACATGATCTCTGGACCATGATCTCCTATAGGGCACTGGGTCAATTCAATTGTGTAGTGAATTGACTGTCTCTTATGGGAAGAAAAACTTAGACTTGCTGCTACCCGTTCTGTGCCAGGTACTACACCTGGTGCTTTACAAGCATAACTCATGCTTGTAACAATTTTATGCTTAAGGCATTGTCATCTCAGTTTGAAGAAAGTCATATgaagaaaatggaggctcagaggacTGAAGTGACCTGCATAAGTCACACAAGCTAATATGTAGAAGAGCTAGAATATCAAGCTGTGTCTTTCTGACTATATAACCTGTGCTCTTTGCCATATACTgggaattatttcttttaattactaATGTAATAAGTGAAAATGGGTATTCTTTTTAAAGAGCaagcatataaaagttatgtaaaagttgcaggacttccctggtggtccagtggttaagaatccatcttgcaacgCAGGGGGATGCCAGTTCGATCctcggtcagggaactaagatcccacatgccttgtggcaactaagcccgcacaccgcaactactgagcccacgcaccacaactagagagcttgcatgccacaactacagagccctggtgctctggagcccgtgcaccacaactagagagaagcccgcacgccacaactagggagaagcccatgcaccacaatgaagcacctgtgcgccacaatgaaagatccagtgtgccacaactaagacccaacgcagccaaaaaaataataaataaataaataaatattaaaaaacaaaagttgcAAATATAACAGTGTCCTGATATCTTTCAACCAGCTTCCCCtcatgttaacatcttacataaccacagtacaagCATgagaatcaggaaattaacattagtACAATGTTATTGACTACTGTAAAAACTGTATTTGAATTTCATAAGTTTTTCCACTGAAACTATTTTTGAAAAGGTCCAATCCAGGATCTCACACTGCACTAGTTatttctccttagtctcctccaatctgcagcagttcctcagtctttccttgtctttcatgaccttgacacgtTCTAAGGGTATTGATCTCCTATTTTAAtgttcctcaatttgggtttgtctgatatttcttcatgattagtCTGAGGTTATGCATTTTAGACAAGAACACTGCAGAAGTGATTTTGTGTCCTCCTGAGGGCATCCCATCACAGGATTTAGGTTGTTGATATGTCTTATTACTGGTGACTTtgactttgatcacttggttaagagGGTTTCCATTAGGTCTCTCCACTCTCAAggtaatatattttcctttgcagttaataaatattttggaagagatggTATGAAGCTCTACAAGTATATTTCTTCCCAAATTTTCACCtcctaattttagcatccatcaGTGGATTTTATCTGCAGTTATTCCTGTGGTATTGACCTAATggtgattttctgttttcctcattcttttcacACTCATTAGTTGGAATTCTACAGCAAGGAAGAGCTatctcttctccctcatttatttattcaattatttatatcagtatggactcatgtaTAAGACTCTGGAATTTGCTTGTATCCAGATTGCCAAAGATCTCAAATACTATGTTAAGAGTTTGCACTTGATTCATTGGGCAATGGAGAGCcactgtggcttttttttttaagcagataaTTAATATAGACATTATTAATGGCTTTTGAATCAGAATCCATCAGTGAATTAGTTGAGGATCAAAGTAAGaatcccttccttccctcattgTCCCTGTAGGTCCTTTGTTGCTTATGGCTCTGGCTCTTCTATTTAGGGCTTCAAGTAAGAGCCCCAGTacaattggctttttaaaaaaataaatttcaaagccTACCCTATTACACAAACAGTAGTCCCATGTTCTGAGTAAGAAGATACAGCAGTTTTGGCTCATTGTTAAAGAACCTCAAATCCCACACTACTCCATAGTGGCCCCAGGTTCTGAAAATAAGAGACCCAGAAGGACTGGCTCATTGCTGACAAAGCTCAAAGTCTACCTTATTGCACAGACTGGGGTTCTGCAAGAACCTCAGTGCCTACTGTACTGTGCAT
Protein-coding regions in this window:
- the LOC132518412 gene encoding LOW QUALITY PROTEIN: 52 kDa repressor of the inhibitor of the protein kinase-like (The sequence of the model RefSeq protein was modified relative to this genomic sequence to represent the inferred CDS: inserted 2 bases in 1 codon; deleted 1 base in 1 codon) produces the protein MPTIFDLTSHLNNPHSRHRKRIKELSEDEIRTLKQKKIDETSEQEPKHKEINSNNAQNPSAEGSEEQGEDILTLTLEEKENKEYLKSLFEILILMGKQNIPLDGYETDEIPEGLFTPDNFQALLECRINSGEEVLRRRFETAAVNTLFCLKTQQKQMLESCESCIWEETLREVRDXHFFSIVTDDVVDLAGEEHLPVLVRFVDEAHNLREEFVGFLPYEADAEILAVKFHTTITEKWGFNMEYCRGQAYIVSSGFSSKVKVVASRLLEKYPQAIYTLCSSCALNMWLAKSVPVMGVSVTLGTIEEACSFSHQSPQLLLELDNVISVLFQNNEERGKELKEICHSQWTGTHDAFEILVDLLQTLVLCTDGINSDTNVRWNNRIAGRAFVLCSAVTDFDFIVTNIVLKNVLSFTRAFGKNLQG